One Paenibacillus sp. FSL H7-0737 DNA segment encodes these proteins:
- a CDS encoding TerB N-terminal domain-containing protein — MSKDRNQPHFTELVWESTEQNVPIPPRNSSEPALPKLSTANVGKPKASSEPSLQLQLWDLETDTPEPVTTTEGQFVARAKELEHRTEDSALFIPFKSYWPTYGHMTGTQSRWYFYWRNEVRQGRYPKTDLSYIFLHVYELINGVGWQDPYDGYKQLSQIWEAYRENYKRLDQYLGGWIADFSFVHHLNVPLSLIVARSRGLAGDLAELELERCLTVAPEQLTFTVLTAMSDYDISKSKFYMGEGKEALERYIPQVVALINAYVSRKHGSNLVEMFPPGPSVMRERYLFRSAVYDISLYGYSVLIPVVRISKSPPLRSLITRLFRLTENKLRELLGYRGRLKGVNVDADMDDLITRFLKREFEKEKQEDKGPAVVIDREKLERLQSDSEIVRTMLTVEEMNELEELEDSGFEITNEESELEEVVEKEEFEDIEDKIIVPLQSPEPELTIKEIQSANVDTEWEQFTNALSPLQHEALIAFMNEDGTQTIQKLAAANGTMSELLIDEINDIAMNILGDLIIDDKEIAEEYKIHLLNI, encoded by the coding sequence ATGAGTAAGGATAGGAATCAGCCTCATTTCACGGAATTAGTCTGGGAAAGTACGGAACAAAATGTTCCTATTCCCCCGCGAAATTCATCAGAACCAGCGCTGCCAAAGTTATCTACTGCAAATGTAGGGAAGCCTAAAGCGTCGTCTGAACCTTCTTTACAGCTTCAGCTTTGGGATCTGGAGACCGACACGCCGGAGCCTGTGACAACCACCGAAGGTCAGTTTGTAGCTAGAGCGAAGGAGTTGGAACATAGAACCGAGGATTCGGCGCTATTTATTCCTTTTAAGAGTTACTGGCCAACGTATGGTCATATGACGGGCACGCAAAGTAGATGGTATTTTTATTGGCGCAATGAAGTTAGACAGGGTAGATATCCGAAAACGGATCTTTCATATATTTTTCTGCACGTGTATGAGCTTATTAATGGTGTAGGTTGGCAAGATCCTTATGATGGCTATAAGCAGCTCAGTCAAATCTGGGAAGCTTATCGTGAAAATTATAAACGTCTGGATCAATATTTGGGTGGTTGGATCGCGGACTTCTCGTTTGTTCATCATTTGAATGTGCCTCTATCTTTAATCGTTGCTCGTTCACGCGGTCTTGCCGGAGATTTGGCAGAGCTAGAGTTAGAGAGATGTCTTACTGTAGCTCCTGAGCAGTTAACCTTTACGGTATTAACAGCAATGTCGGACTACGATATTAGTAAATCGAAGTTTTATATGGGGGAAGGTAAAGAAGCCCTTGAACGATATATTCCACAGGTAGTGGCATTAATCAATGCTTATGTCAGTCGGAAACATGGCTCGAATTTGGTTGAAATGTTCCCACCAGGCCCCTCAGTAATGCGGGAGCGTTATTTATTTCGTAGCGCCGTATATGATATTTCGCTATATGGTTATTCAGTGCTTATACCGGTTGTGCGTATCAGTAAATCTCCACCGCTTCGCAGTTTGATTACAAGGCTATTCCGTTTGACTGAGAATAAATTACGGGAACTGCTGGGGTATCGAGGACGGCTCAAAGGGGTTAATGTGGATGCGGATATGGATGACCTTATCACTCGTTTTCTGAAGCGGGAATTTGAGAAAGAGAAACAGGAAGATAAGGGGCCGGCAGTAGTTATTGATCGTGAGAAGCTTGAAAGGCTGCAGAGTGATTCCGAGATTGTACGAACCATGCTTACGGTTGAGGAAATGAACGAGCTGGAAGAACTTGAGGATAGCGGTTTTGAGATTACTAATGAGGAATCCGAGCTTGAAGAAGTAGTAGAAAAAGAAGAATTTGAAGATATTGAAGATAAAATCATTGTACCGCTTCAGTCTCCTGAGCCTGAATTAACCATAAAAGAAATTCAATCTGCTAACGTAGATACGGAGTGGGAGCAGTTCACTAATGCTTTAAGTCCACTCCAACACGAAGCTCTGATTGCGTTTATGAACGAGGATGGAACACAAACCATACAGAAGCTAGCGGCTGCAAATGGCACGATGTCAGAACTCTTGATTGATGAGATCAATGATATCGCAATGAACATTCTAGGTGATTTGATCATAGATGATAAAGAAATTGCAGAAGAATATAAAATTCATCTGCTTAATATTTAA
- a CDS encoding MFS transporter produces MTLLRNPKQRKLLFSAGLSWMFDAMDVGMISFVVAALAKDWNLGPEQIGILTSINSVGMAVGAAAAGILADRFGRKPILLWTLLIFSAASGLSAFATGFGILCVLRFIAGFGLGGELPVASTLVSESMPARERGRAVVLLESFWAVGWIASALIAFFVIPDYGWRVAFGIGAVPALYALYLRRAIDDSPKFAEIKKAPVSLKKRITTVWSPEYRRSTIMLWILWFTVVFSYYGMFLWLPTVMVLKGFSLVKSFEYVLIMTLAQLPGYFTAAYFIEKFGRKFVLVIYMLFTAVSAAWFGNATTEGMLMAAGICLSFFNLGAWGGMYAYTPELYPTTIRSTGAGLATSFGRIGGIIAPLLVGVLVGKSIAIGSIFMLFFVTIIIGALAVLFLGKETKGTELL; encoded by the coding sequence ATGACACTGCTGCGGAATCCGAAGCAAAGGAAATTACTCTTCAGTGCAGGCTTAAGCTGGATGTTCGACGCGATGGACGTCGGGATGATTTCTTTTGTTGTAGCGGCTTTAGCCAAGGATTGGAATCTGGGACCGGAGCAGATAGGTATATTGACAAGTATTAACTCCGTGGGCATGGCTGTGGGTGCTGCGGCAGCAGGGATATTAGCCGATCGTTTTGGACGTAAACCGATACTTTTATGGACACTCCTAATTTTCTCGGCTGCGAGTGGGTTATCGGCTTTTGCAACAGGCTTCGGAATACTCTGTGTACTTAGATTTATCGCTGGCTTTGGACTAGGTGGGGAGCTGCCCGTCGCCTCAACATTAGTGTCTGAAAGTATGCCTGCCCGTGAGAGAGGCCGTGCGGTTGTGCTGCTGGAGAGCTTTTGGGCGGTTGGATGGATCGCTTCTGCTTTAATTGCATTCTTTGTTATTCCTGATTATGGCTGGCGTGTAGCATTCGGTATTGGTGCTGTTCCTGCTCTATACGCTCTATACTTAAGACGCGCTATAGACGATTCACCGAAGTTTGCTGAGATCAAGAAGGCGCCTGTGTCCTTGAAAAAACGTATCACAACAGTATGGTCACCAGAGTATCGTCGTTCTACGATTATGCTGTGGATTTTATGGTTTACTGTAGTGTTTTCGTATTATGGGATGTTTCTATGGCTGCCTACAGTTATGGTACTTAAAGGCTTCAGCTTGGTTAAAAGCTTCGAATACGTGCTTATCATGACGCTAGCTCAGCTGCCGGGTTACTTTACTGCCGCTTACTTCATCGAGAAGTTCGGACGTAAGTTTGTCCTGGTCATCTATATGCTGTTCACTGCCGTTAGTGCGGCATGGTTCGGAAATGCAACTACAGAAGGAATGCTGATGGCTGCTGGAATCTGCTTATCATTCTTTAATCTCGGAGCATGGGGTGGCATGTACGCTTATACACCAGAGTTGTACCCAACAACTATTCGTTCAACAGGCGCTGGTTTAGCGACTTCCTTTGGACGGATTGGTGGCATCATCGCTCCTTTGTTAGTAGGGGTGCTGGTAGGTAAATCTATAGCGATTGGCTCGATCTTCATGTTATTTTTTGTAACGATTATTATCGGTGCGTTAGCGGTGCTCTTCCTAGGAAAAGAGACAAAGGGAACGGAGCTCCTGTAG
- a CDS encoding DUF1836 domain-containing protein, whose protein sequence is MESFALTRVEMSSLLLSLTGLSDRKPLNILQEAWTKFHLDEVQKGTSLPAFLSTDVPPIFQKIIKGHDVKGFSLGEIASLGHLIEYSTLTVTTMQNWVKRDFKEYLGSPREGKKYSVNQAALLFMIDDLKSALNFESIRQLFRLMFLKPDRDDDDLIEPTKLYYAYAGLFEEIKSNPTIQTQCKVDQLLHKEFSWKEDSLLRSSTDRVINRLTHLTRSQRESVRNILLIATIAVQTCYFQSLARQYFNAALFLDF, encoded by the coding sequence ATGGAATCATTTGCATTGACTCGTGTGGAGATGTCCAGTCTTCTGCTCTCATTGACCGGATTATCAGACCGGAAACCGCTGAATATCCTCCAAGAGGCATGGACTAAATTTCATCTTGATGAAGTACAAAAGGGGACTTCGTTACCCGCTTTTTTATCTACAGATGTACCACCCATTTTTCAAAAGATCATTAAGGGGCATGATGTAAAAGGCTTTTCACTCGGTGAAATTGCTTCATTAGGCCATCTAATAGAGTATTCCACTTTGACTGTGACTACTATGCAAAATTGGGTGAAGCGTGATTTTAAGGAGTATCTCGGTTCTCCAAGAGAAGGAAAGAAGTATTCAGTTAATCAGGCAGCACTTCTGTTTATGATTGATGATCTCAAATCGGCCCTAAATTTCGAAAGTATTCGTCAGCTATTCCGATTAATGTTCTTAAAGCCAGATCGAGACGATGATGATCTTATAGAACCGACAAAGCTGTATTATGCATATGCTGGACTGTTTGAAGAGATCAAGAGCAATCCAACAATACAAACCCAATGTAAAGTAGATCAACTTTTACACAAGGAGTTCTCCTGGAAAGAAGATTCCCTGCTTAGAAGTTCCACAGATCGTGTGATCAATCGGCTGACGCATCTTACGAGATCTCAGAGAGAGTCTGTCCGCAACATACTTCTGATAGCCACGATAGCTGTTCAGACCTGTTATTTTCAATCGCTTGCCAGACAATACTTTAATGCAGCTTTATTTCTTGATTTTTGA
- a CDS encoding hemolysin family protein, with translation MGIGLSLTLVAILIILTAFFVATEFALVRLRGSQISQMVIEGKKNALAVQRVSANLDGYLSACQLGITITALGIGALAEPAFEQLLLPVFDWANISPSVSHPLAFLFAFVIATFLHVVVGELAPKTVAINIPEKIGQITSPLIIWFYRILYPLIWFMNGSANLLVRLFGMKPASEHGDAHSEDEIRLILSESYESGKINKAEYGYVNRIFTFDEMLAKEIMVPRTDMVCLFTNHSLKENFEIIRKEQYTRFPVAEGSKDNIIGMINTKQLYLQYDNNPDFDFKGLIQPVLTVSEVTPVKNLLTRMQLERVHIALLLDEYGGTSGLITIEDILEEIVGEIRDEFDGDERREIEKLSDTNYLFDGKVSLIEVKELTGLDFEHEEVTTIGGWLYSHIPDPAVGKSIVHDNVTLIIREMNRYRVRKVEVIIETTGDTESSELENS, from the coding sequence ATGGGTATAGGACTTAGTTTGACGTTGGTGGCTATTTTGATTATTTTAACCGCTTTTTTTGTAGCAACGGAATTTGCATTGGTGAGACTTAGAGGTAGTCAGATCAGTCAAATGGTGATCGAGGGAAAGAAGAACGCGCTTGCTGTACAACGAGTGTCTGCTAATCTTGACGGGTACTTATCCGCTTGTCAGCTCGGGATTACAATCACTGCACTGGGTATTGGTGCTCTGGCAGAGCCAGCGTTTGAGCAGTTGCTCCTTCCGGTATTCGACTGGGCTAATATTAGTCCAAGTGTGAGTCACCCTCTTGCGTTCTTATTCGCATTCGTCATTGCAACATTCCTACACGTCGTTGTCGGGGAACTTGCTCCGAAGACAGTAGCTATAAACATTCCGGAAAAAATCGGTCAAATTACTTCACCGCTGATTATTTGGTTCTACAGAATTTTGTACCCACTCATTTGGTTTATGAATGGTTCCGCAAATCTGCTTGTTCGCCTTTTTGGGATGAAGCCTGCCAGTGAGCATGGAGACGCTCATAGTGAAGATGAGATTCGTTTGATCTTATCCGAAAGCTATGAAAGTGGAAAAATCAATAAAGCTGAATATGGCTATGTCAACCGCATCTTTACTTTTGACGAGATGTTGGCCAAAGAAATCATGGTTCCACGAACGGATATGGTATGTCTTTTCACCAATCATTCATTGAAAGAAAATTTCGAGATTATTCGTAAGGAACAATATACTCGCTTCCCGGTTGCAGAAGGTAGCAAGGATAATATCATCGGAATGATTAATACGAAACAGCTTTATTTGCAATATGACAATAACCCTGATTTTGATTTCAAAGGCTTGATTCAGCCAGTTCTAACCGTATCTGAGGTAACACCTGTTAAGAACCTTTTAACACGTATGCAATTGGAGCGGGTGCATATCGCCCTGCTACTTGATGAATATGGCGGAACGTCTGGACTCATCACAATTGAAGATATTTTGGAAGAAATCGTTGGTGAAATTCGAGATGAATTTGACGGTGATGAGCGCAGAGAAATTGAGAAACTAAGCGATACAAATTATCTGTTCGATGGTAAGGTATCTTTAATTGAGGTCAAGGAGCTTACCGGTCTTGATTTCGAACATGAGGAAGTGACAACGATTGGAGGCTGGTTATACAGTCATATCCCAGATCCGGCCGTTGGCAAAAGCATTGTACATGACAACGTAACCTTAATCATTCGTGAAATGAACAGATACCGTGTACGCAAGGTTGAGGTCATCATTGAGACCACTGGTGACACTGAATCGTCAGAGCTTGAGAATTCATAA
- a CDS encoding GNAT family N-acetyltransferase — protein MMVTLKVLIPEDAEELLRLQHQLDQESKFMLLEPDERQSSLNQVKEMIESFALANTSILIGAEVDNHLIGFMSVRGGNVRRNRHSAYIVIGVLRQHQGQGIGTGLFKELDVWAKNTEIVRLELTVMTHNELAMSLYIKNGFEIEGTKRKSLVIDGQWVDEYYMSKILIKEKRIEDQI, from the coding sequence ATGATGGTTACACTTAAAGTGCTTATACCAGAGGATGCAGAAGAATTACTTCGATTACAGCATCAGTTGGATCAGGAATCCAAATTTATGTTATTAGAGCCGGATGAACGACAATCCAGTCTAAATCAGGTCAAAGAGATGATCGAAAGCTTCGCTTTAGCAAATACTTCAATCCTTATTGGTGCTGAGGTTGATAACCATTTGATAGGTTTTATGTCGGTTAGAGGTGGAAATGTTAGACGCAATCGCCATAGTGCGTACATAGTCATTGGAGTTCTAAGACAGCATCAAGGTCAGGGGATTGGTACGGGGCTATTCAAAGAACTGGATGTATGGGCTAAGAATACTGAAATTGTCCGGTTAGAGTTAACAGTTATGACCCATAATGAGCTAGCGATGTCGCTATATATCAAAAATGGGTTTGAGATCGAAGGGACAAAGAGAAAATCACTTGTGATCGATGGTCAATGGGTGGATGAATATTACATGAGTAAGATTTTGATAAAAGAAAAAAGGATAGAGGATCAGATTTAA
- a CDS encoding GNAT family N-acetyltransferase: MIREAVPEDALYIENLYRMLLPEQTAIQVSPDRLKRIADNTDSFLYVYEEEGTIVGTLHLHLCMDALCDDRPFAVIERVIISQEVRGKGYGAKLMRYAEHVATSRGALKIMLSSAVRREDAHQFYEHLGYNSSSSKLFKKYL; the protein is encoded by the coding sequence ATGATAAGAGAGGCTGTTCCTGAAGACGCATTGTATATTGAAAACTTATATCGAATGTTGTTGCCTGAGCAGACAGCTATACAAGTGTCACCGGACCGACTGAAGCGGATAGCTGACAATACGGATAGTTTTCTTTATGTGTACGAAGAAGAAGGGACTATTGTTGGGACGCTTCATCTTCATTTATGTATGGATGCTTTATGTGACGATCGACCCTTTGCTGTCATTGAAAGAGTCATCATATCACAAGAGGTGAGAGGGAAAGGATACGGTGCGAAACTAATGAGATACGCTGAGCACGTAGCCACTTCTAGGGGCGCCCTTAAGATCATGCTATCGAGTGCGGTCAGAAGAGAGGATGCACATCAATTTTACGAGCATCTTGGATACAATAGCAGCTCCAGTAAGCTGTTCAAAAAGTACTTATAG
- a CDS encoding VOC family protein — protein MVSPILNQIGAVFIPVKDIEKSKEWYCQLLGLPLDGEVLFGHLYVIPMQGPEIVLDSKIYTSESVLNIPSFHLNTEDIDAAYDYVKANGGEILTDIEHDHWFNFKDPNGNVIMVCRC, from the coding sequence GTGGTAAGTCCGATTCTGAATCAGATTGGTGCAGTCTTTATTCCGGTAAAGGATATTGAGAAATCCAAAGAATGGTATTGCCAATTGCTTGGTTTGCCTTTGGATGGTGAAGTATTATTCGGGCATCTATACGTGATCCCCATGCAAGGACCAGAAATCGTATTAGACAGCAAAATTTACACTTCTGAGTCCGTTCTTAATATCCCCTCTTTTCATCTAAATACCGAGGATATTGATGCTGCTTATGACTATGTGAAAGCAAATGGCGGAGAGATTCTTACGGATATCGAGCATGACCATTGGTTTAATTTTAAAGATCCGAATGGTAATGTTATCATGGTCTGCCGTTGTTAA
- a CDS encoding TrkH family potassium uptake protein — translation MANLNFGGLKLTPPKVLSLGFVILITAGTFLLSLPVASVEGHISFIDALFMATSATCVTGLAVIDTGTQLTTFGQVVLLVLFQFGGLGFITMATLITLVLNKRISFKERILMQESMNQNSMQGIVQLIRRVLIYSLVIQLTGAIVFAGRFMMDMPFGKAVYYGIFHSISIFNNAGFDLFGDIHGPFSGLTRFVNDPIVNFTSMILIFLGGVGFIVLSDVFDFPKRKKLTLHSKVVLSTSMILIVIGAALFFLLEFNSTLKPLSAGGKMMATFLQAITPRSGGVTTIEIPLMRESTQFLMILLMFIGAAPGSTGGGIKITTFAVLVAAVSARLRGKEDIVMFRHRIAKENVYRAVTMTLMSLMLVVIATMLLSVTEKADFLAVLFESVSAFGTSGLSMGLTPELTTAGKVLIIFLMFLGRTGPLTLAYALKPKGSKELYRYPEGKITIG, via the coding sequence TTGGCTAATCTGAACTTCGGTGGATTGAAATTAACTCCACCAAAAGTCTTATCACTAGGATTTGTAATACTTATCACTGCCGGAACTTTTTTACTTAGTTTGCCGGTCGCCTCAGTAGAAGGGCATATTTCTTTTATTGATGCATTATTCATGGCTACATCGGCAACCTGTGTTACAGGTCTGGCAGTCATTGATACGGGCACACAGTTGACTACTTTTGGACAAGTTGTTCTACTCGTATTATTTCAGTTTGGGGGATTGGGTTTTATTACGATGGCCACCTTGATTACTTTGGTCCTTAATAAACGAATATCCTTTAAAGAGCGAATTCTTATGCAAGAATCTATGAACCAGAATTCCATGCAAGGTATTGTCCAGTTGATCCGCAGAGTTCTGATCTATTCCCTTGTTATTCAGCTCACAGGTGCCATCGTGTTTGCCGGTAGGTTTATGATGGATATGCCTTTCGGGAAAGCTGTATATTATGGAATTTTTCACAGCATATCTATTTTTAATAATGCAGGCTTTGATTTATTCGGTGACATTCATGGGCCCTTTAGTGGACTTACACGTTTTGTAAATGATCCTATAGTGAATTTCACCTCAATGATCCTCATCTTTCTTGGAGGGGTCGGTTTTATCGTTCTATCTGATGTTTTTGACTTTCCAAAACGTAAAAAGCTTACTCTACATTCTAAGGTTGTTCTTTCGACCTCGATGATATTGATTGTCATTGGGGCTGCTCTATTTTTCTTACTAGAATTTAATTCTACGCTGAAGCCCTTGAGTGCAGGTGGAAAGATGATGGCTACATTTTTACAAGCGATAACACCACGTTCAGGTGGCGTCACTACGATTGAAATTCCACTGATGCGGGAATCTACACAATTTCTAATGATTCTGCTAATGTTCATAGGGGCTGCGCCTGGATCTACTGGTGGGGGAATTAAGATTACTACGTTCGCTGTTCTAGTGGCTGCGGTTTCTGCAAGACTAAGGGGTAAAGAGGATATTGTAATGTTTCGTCATCGGATCGCCAAAGAAAATGTCTATAGAGCCGTGACGATGACATTAATGTCTCTAATGTTAGTGGTCATCGCTACGATGTTGTTATCCGTGACAGAAAAGGCTGACTTTCTTGCTGTACTCTTTGAATCCGTATCTGCATTCGGGACTTCTGGTCTCTCCATGGGACTTACTCCAGAATTGACTACGGCGGGTAAAGTGCTCATTATTTTTCTAATGTTTCTGGGTCGGACAGGTCCGCTTACTCTAGCTTATGCACTCAAACCTAAGGGTAGTAAGGAACTTTACAGATATCCTGAAGGTAAGATTACAATCGGATAA
- a CDS encoding aminopeptidase, which yields MTDFEAKLSKYADLAVQIGVNVQPGQILVVNAPILAADFVRMITAKAYAIGASLVKVNWSDASITRQQFEHAAPEVFTEPPTWYAGEMTELAEKGAAILNVIAEDPDALKGIDPVRISNYQKVRGAALTKYREMQMSDKVSWSIVAVPCQAWADKVFPNVPAEERVNKLWEAIFHTVRLDREDPVAAWQEHLDTLDQKANVLNAKKYKKLHYIAPGTDLSIELPEGHIWAQGDSINAKGHSFVANMPTEEVFTAPLKTGVNGTVRSTKPLSHGGNIIDGFSITFENGRIVSVSAEQGQEALEHLISMDEGAKYLGEVALVPHKSPISESNILYYNTLFDENASNHLAIGMAYAFCLEGGKDMTPDELIAHGLNNSVTHVDFMIGSAEMNIYGISADGTEEPVFLNGNWAF from the coding sequence ATGACTGATTTCGAGGCAAAGCTTAGTAAATATGCAGATTTAGCTGTGCAAATTGGGGTTAACGTTCAACCAGGGCAAATTCTGGTGGTGAATGCACCGATTCTTGCAGCTGATTTCGTTCGTATGATTACCGCCAAGGCATATGCGATTGGAGCAAGCTTGGTGAAGGTGAACTGGAGTGATGCAAGCATTACACGCCAGCAGTTTGAACATGCTGCACCAGAAGTGTTCACTGAGCCTCCTACTTGGTACGCAGGTGAAATGACCGAACTCGCCGAGAAGGGTGCAGCTATTCTTAACGTGATCGCGGAAGATCCTGATGCACTTAAAGGTATTGATCCTGTACGCATTTCAAATTATCAAAAAGTACGGGGAGCCGCACTCACCAAATATCGTGAAATGCAAATGTCCGACAAAGTTAGCTGGAGTATTGTTGCCGTACCTTGTCAGGCTTGGGCGGATAAAGTATTCCCGAATGTTCCAGCTGAAGAACGTGTAAATAAACTTTGGGAAGCTATTTTCCACACCGTACGTCTTGATCGTGAAGATCCGGTAGCTGCATGGCAAGAACATCTCGACACCTTAGATCAAAAAGCAAATGTACTCAACGCAAAAAAATATAAGAAGCTGCATTACATAGCACCTGGTACGGACCTAAGCATTGAACTTCCAGAAGGCCATATTTGGGCACAAGGAGACAGTATTAATGCTAAGGGTCATTCTTTTGTAGCCAATATGCCTACTGAAGAAGTATTTACCGCCCCTCTAAAGACTGGCGTGAATGGCACCGTACGAAGCACAAAACCTCTTAGCCATGGCGGCAACATTATCGATGGATTCTCTATTACTTTTGAGAATGGACGAATTGTTAGTGTTAGTGCAGAGCAAGGACAAGAAGCACTAGAACACCTCATTAGTATGGATGAAGGCGCTAAATACCTCGGTGAAGTTGCGTTAGTTCCTCATAAGTCCCCTATCTCTGAGTCCAATATTCTTTATTACAATACCTTGTTTGATGAGAATGCATCCAACCACCTGGCTATAGGTATGGCTTATGCTTTCTGCTTAGAAGGTGGTAAGGATATGACTCCTGATGAACTGATTGCACATGGATTGAATAATAGCGTTACCCATGTGGATTTCATGATCGGTTCAGCGGAAATGAACATTTATGGTATATCTGCTGATGGAACCGAAGAACCTGTATTCCTGAATGGAAACTGGGCGTTCTAA